A single region of the Hylaeus volcanicus isolate JK05 chromosome 5, UHH_iyHylVolc1.0_haploid, whole genome shotgun sequence genome encodes:
- the LOC128876354 gene encoding endothelin-converting enzyme homolog, protein MSRIVWIIAFLGVITGTTSTILDNPRDLKWLSGVDQVPVIKQAKEERTLCDTKECIQLANMLSEGMNTSLDPCDNFYEYACGNWKVHNPRPKDETSWNLLIMLQTIVEKRILEIMEKDSSPDDLLAMRLSKRAYKACLNTDELEKKGLQPLLLTLWRIGGWPMIMEDDEWNEDLYKWQLVDDYYASLTGLNSLHDLSSDPVNWLNGTVSFRLSSPHLLPKVYQLVGYDEIEADSSDEDNGEKDSQERGSKEKRDSEELEVEDEDNEYKKKLPRKRVAKKMLKRGDDEKKSRRSKRAAIYAKVQKRYRGVEKFIAPKVKTLLKRKPTSSVDESIGKSNLRIDEKIIIIDDVDYGSYIDEENDDEGNEETVNDSDDDEKNDESGSGNGDKGDDEDGSGDEGDDEDGSGSGDEGDDEDGSGDEGDDEDGSDSGDDDEESPDDGDSYSESEEEREREQLRKKYAGYILNVARALTKARGIPIPKERLQKDIDDLIKFQISFVKIIYAEYRGRSTQLRPFQKSYDDLKSKTSNSKINWVKKVQDLAATAGIEIDINTNISAPSSLYMKSLKKLLDNTPSRTIVNYIHWNILSRLIKATTKEMEDLYASWEDREDNTITRSEVCIEDLKLKNYLGYEYVKRYFPDETMKAALDMIDDIQKEVEYQIKGATWLDDSTRDFVLDKLVYMVKMIGYPPWYRNSTVVKNYFRGLSISQSHFENVLSVMRYKKQQNIRSVFTGEVNGRYDIDPLLVNAFFMPSLNAIEVTAADFQRPFYAPNHPWYTNFGLIGYIMGHEINHGYDSGGHLFDRDGAYTEWLREMAEEYDKRADCFIDQFNRYSVVENRTANIPIKDYGKQTQMENIADTMGLQVAFKAYQRRQRECAKPDPMLPGLENFTNDQLFFLSLANAWCESTSPEAIKEKAARDSHSLGPLRIIGSVSNSEDFAKAFNCPLDSPMNPKKKCNIWK, encoded by the exons ATGTCTCGAATCGTATGGATAAT agCTTTCCTCGGTGTTATTACTGGGACTACTTCCACCATTCTCGACAATCCTCGCGATTTAAAATGGTTATCCGGCGTAGACCAAGTACCGGTAATTAAACAAGCTAAAGAAGAACGAACGCTTTGCGACACCAAGGAATGCATACAACTCG CAAACATGTTATCGGAGGGCATGAACACCTCGTTGGACCCCTGCGATAATTTCTACGAGTACGCTTGCGGAAATTGGAAAGTGCACAATCCTCGTCCTAAAGACGAAACCTCTTGGAATCTACTGATAATGCTTCAAACGATCGTGGAAAAACGTATCCTAG aaataatggaaaaagatTCAAGCCCTGACGACCTCTTGGCCATGAGACTCTCCAAACGAGCATACAAGGCTTGCTTGAATACAG ATGAATTGGAAAAGAAGGGACTCCAACCACTTTTGCTTACCTTATGGAGAATAGGTGGCTGGCCGATGATAATGGAAGACGACGAATGGAACGAGGATTTGTATAAATGGCAACTGGTGGACGATTATTACGCTTCTTTAACAGGTTTGAACAGTTTGCACGATCTCAGTAGCGACCCAGTTAATTGGCTAAATGGGACAGTGTCCTTTCGT CTGAGCAGTCCGCATTTGCTGCCAAAAGTATACCAACTCGTGGGCTACGACGAGATCGAAGCGGACAGTAGCGATGAAGACAACGGTGAAAAAGACAGTCAAGAACGAGGTAGCAAGGAGAAACGTGACAGCGAAGAGCTCGAAGTCGAAGACGAggataatgaatataaaaagaaactgcCGAGAAAACGAGTAGCCAAAAAGATGCTTAAACGAGGTGacgacgaaaagaaaagtaggAGGTCAAAGAGGGCTGCGATATACGCAAAAGTTCAGAAGCGGTACCGTGGTGTGGAGAAATTCATTGCTCCCAAGGTTAAAACATTATTGAAACGAAAACCAACGTCTTCAGTTGACGAATCTATAGGGAAGAGTAATCTGAGAATCGATGAGAAGATCATCATAATCGATGACGTAGATTATGGCAGTTACatcgacgaagaaaacgatGACGAAGGCAACGAAGAAACTGTCAACGATAGTGACGATGACGAAAAGAATGACGAAAGTGGTAGCGGTAACGGTGATAAAGGAGACGATGAAGATGGTAGCGGTGATGAAGGAGACGATGAAGATGGTAGCGGTAGCGGTGATGAAGGAGACGATGAAGATGGTAGCGGTGATGAAGGAGACGATGAAGATGGTAGCGATAGCGGTGACGATGACGAAGAGTCTCCAGATGACGGAGACAGTTATAGTGAATCAGAGGAAGAAAGGGAACGGGAACAATTAAGGAAGAAATACGCAGGGTACATATTAAATGTTGCCAGAGCCCTTACCAAAGCCAGAGGTATCCCGATACCAAAAGAGAGGCTCCAGAAAGACATCGATGACTTGATCAAGTTCCAGATAAGTTTCGTAAAG ATTATATACGCGGAGTACCGTGGACGATCCACTCAGCTTCGACCGTTCCAAAAATCCTACGACGATTTGAAATCCAAGACGAGCAACAGCAAG ATAAATTGGGTGAAAAAGGTGCAAGATTTGGCCGCTACAGCGGGGATAGAAATTGATATCAACACAAATATCTCGGCTCCATCTAGCCTTTACATGAAGAGTTTAAAAAAGTTGTTGGATAATACACCCAGCAGGACAATTG TGAATTACATTCATTGGAACATCCTTAGTAGACTAATAAAAGCTACTACGAAGGAAATGGAGGACTTGTACGCATCTTGGGAAGACAGAGAGGATAACACGATTACGAG ATCAGAAGTGTGCATCGAAGACTTAAAGCTGAAAAACTATTTGGGTTACGAGTATGTGAAACGCTATTTTCCTGACGAAACTATGAAAGCG GCCTTGGACATGATCGACGACATCCAAAAGGAAGTCGAATATCAGATCAAAGGTGCAACTTGGCTCGACGATAGCACCAGGGATTTCGTTTTAGACAAATTGGTGTACATGGTCAAGATGATTGGGTATCCACCTTGGTATCGAAATAGCACCgtcgtaaaaaattatttccgaGGA ctCAGTATTAGTCAATCGCATTTCGAAAACGTTTTGAGTGTCATGAGATACAAAAAACAGCAGAACATAAGAAGCGTGTTCACGGGAGAAGTGAACGGACG ATATGACATAGATCCTTTGCTCGTGAATGCCTTTTTCATGCCCAGTTTAAACGCTATCG AGGTAACAGCGGCTGATTTTCAGAGACCTTTCTACGCACCCAACCATCCATG GTATACAAACTTTGGTCTTATAGGGTACATCATGGGTCACGAAATAAACCATGGATACGACAGCGGTG GTCATTTGTTCGACAGAGACGGTGCTTACACGGAATGGTTACGCGAGATGGCAGAGGAGTACGATAAAAGGGCGGACTGTTTTATAGATCAATTTAACAGATACAGCGTGGTAGAAAATAGAACAGCCAATATTCCAATAAAG GATTACGGCAAACAAACTCAGATGGAAAATATCGCGGACACTATGGGTCTGCAGGTGGCCTTCAAAGCTTACCAACGAAGACAAAGGGAATGCGCGAAACCGGATCCCATGTTACCAGGACTTGAGAACTTCACCAATGAccaacttttctttttatctctTGCCAAC GCGTGGTGCGAATCTACCAGTCCTGAAGCAATTAAGGAAAAAGCAGCACGGGATTCGCACAGCTTGGGCCCGTTACGAATAATAGGGTCCGTTTCCAATTCCGAGGACTTCGCCAAGGCTTTCAATTGTCCGTTGGATAGTCCTATGAATCCTAAAAAGAAATGCAATATATGGAAATAA
- the LOC128876181 gene encoding endothelin-converting enzyme 1-like produces the protein MIRILILVSLGAVLNASVLSSHALEYPHGLDKLFGEKREAEKEKKERLVCENEECKKIGKIILESMDESVDPCDDFYEYACGKWAENNPAPSEEDSWSLWQIMMRRVDKQLQEIIETEQKPDDLFAVKLAKMWYKSCMNEEAEERRGLEPMLSTLWRHGGWPLIMEDGEWDDLAYTWQKVDDSYARLTGNNALHDLIYDQVSFGGNVTIMISTPHLPPNLYKILSSGSDYSVSDASDENNESGEGSQERGSKEKGYEKDENNEDDEDTEEDEDKEELRKRKVAERKTHKRLGHGRRRNKGKDVDGRQTRRRTHRSIAQTRERHDKHMQRRHAEHNVHHNAKKTKGSSKHGHLARHNKRNKPMEKRDHERKNKSKTTVMKTKVHNSEHHGQNRINKHRHHVAQRRLDKEENGDNETDNENNDEDTEEGENPGEDEAVEEGDDNEEDEKQKLEEMREKYRDYIFNVSLLLSKARGIEIPREKLMKRVADLVEFAIKLGEIIIRPRTGYNTMTMDELQEIYDSFKSTTDSSKVNWKKKALKLFTEAGAEVDDIAEIVTVPKYFKKLPALLDETPTETIVNYVHWDFISKMAIYSTKEMKQLAQNWKGGPERPRKKVCMEQAELGEIVGYEYARLHFSEKLAKTARDMIDDIQKEVEYQIKEATWMDEDTEHFILDKLVNMKNLIGYPEWYKNTTLVKRRFQGFVIGSSYYENTLNNMRFRKWRSLRTVLDEATIMTFDPAMLNAFFMPERNFIAVTAADFQSPFFALNRPWNVNYAIIGLIMAHEVNHGFDKDGHLYDMKGSPMEWLSAMAEAYNKRALCFIDQFNGYSLVQGENVTVEGYGNRTAGENIADTMGLQTVFRAYQRRERECDRPEPALPGLEKFSNEQTFFLSFANVWCESENPESAVMQAKYDVHSPGRLRVIGSVSNSDEFAKAFNCPAGSPMNPETKCNIWI, from the exons ATGATACGGATCCTGATTCT AGTGTCTTTAGGGGCCGTTTTAAACGCGTCTGTGTTATCGTCCCATGCGTTGGAATACCCTCATGGATTGGACAAACTATTCGGCGAGAAACGAGAAgctgagaaagaaaaaaaggaacgttTGGTATGCGAGAACGAAGAATGCAAGAAAATTG ggaaaataattttggagaGTATGGATGAATCTGTAGATCCATGCGATGATTTTTACGAGTACGCATGCGGAAAGTGGGCGGAAAACAATCCTGCTCCTTCAGAAGAGGACTCGTGGAGTTTATGGCAAATAATGATGAGAAGAGTTGATAAACAACTTCAAG AAATCATTGAGACCGAGCAAAAGCCTGACGATCTGTTTGCCGTGAAACTCGCCAAAATGTGGTACAAAAGCTGCATGAACGAAG AGGCAGAAGAAAGGAGAGGTCTCGAACCGATGCTGTCCACCCTATGGAGACACGGAGGATGGCCATTGATAATGGAAGATGGCGAGTGGGACGATCTCGCGTACACCTGGCAAAAAGTTGACGACTCGTATGCTCGTTTGACGGGAAACAATGCGCTTCACGACTTAATATATGATCAAGTTTCGTTCGGAGGAAACGTTACCATAATG ATATCTACTCCTCATTTACCACCCAATTTGTACAAGATTCTGTCATCTGGTAGCGATTATTCTGTCTCGGACGCCAGCGACGAAAACAACGAAAGCGGAGAAGGCAGTCAGGAACGTGGAAGCAAAGAGAAAGGCTACGAAAAGGATGAAAATAACGAGGACGATGAAGATACAGAAGAGGACGAAGACAAGGAGGAACTGCGTAAGAGAAAAGTGGCTGAAAGGAAGACTCACAAGAGATTGGGTCATGGCAGAAGAAGGAACAAGGGCAAAGATGTTGATGGCAGACAAACGAGGAGAAGAACGCATAGAAGTATCGCGCAGACTCGAGAACGTCACGATAAGCACATGCAGAGGAGACATGCCGAGCATAACGTTCATCACAAcgcgaagaaaacaaaaggtTCATCGAAGCACGGACACCTGGCTAGACATAACAAGAGAAACAAGCCGATGGAAAAGCGTGATcacgaaaggaaaaataaatcaaagacTACCGTAATGAAAACGAAAGTTCATAATAGTGAACATCATGGACAGAACAGGATTAATAAGCACAGACATCACGTTGCCCAAAGACGTCTAGATAAAGAAGAGAACGGTGACAACGAGACtgacaatgaaaataatgacgAAGACACCGAGGAAGGAGAGAATCCAGGTGAAGATGAGGCCGTTGAAGAAGGCGATGATAACGAAGAAGACGAGAAACAGAAGCTGGAAGAGATGAGAGAGAAATATAgagattatatatttaatgtctCGTTGTTACTTTCCAAAGCCAGGGGAATAGAGATTCCTCGAGAAAAGTTGATGAAACGTGTCGCAGACCTGGTCGAGTTCGCAATTAAATTGGGAGAA ATTATCATTAGACCCCGAACTGGCTACAACACAATGACAATGGATGAACTCCAAGAAATTTACGATTCCTTCAAATCCACCACAGATAGCAGCaag GTAAACTGGAAAAAGAAGGCGCTGAAATTGTTTACCGAGGCGGGCGCCGAAGTCGATGACATCGCAGAAATTGTAACAGTGCCTAAATACTTCAAGAAACTTCCCGCGTTACTCGACGAAACCCCAACCGAAACAATTG TTAACTATGTGCATTGGGACTTCATCAGTAAAATGGCAATATACTCgacgaaagaaatgaaacaactGGCTCAAAATTGGAAGGGTGGACCGGAACGGCCCAG AAAGAAAGTATGCATGGAGCAAGCTGAGCTAGGCGAAATAGTGGGATACGAATACGCTAGATTGCATTTCTCGGAAAAATTAGCGAAAACG GCTCGAGATATGATCGACGACATACAAAAGGAAGTCGAGTATCAGATCAAGGAAGCTACGTGGATGGACGAGGACACGGAACATTTTATCTTGGATAAATTAGTGAACATGAAAAATCTAATTGGTTATCCTGAGTGGTACAAAAACACAACGCTTGTAAAACGCCGCTTCCAAGGG TTCGTGATTGGTTCATCGTACTATGAGAACACATTGAACAACATGCGATTCAGGAAGTGGAGGAGTTTGCGAACTGTACTGGATGAAGCCACCAT AATGACGTTCGATCCTGCCATGTTGAATGCTTTCTTCATGCcagaaagaaatttcatag CGGTCACCGCGGCAGACTTCCAAAGTCCTTTCTTCGCTCTCAACAGGCCatg gaatgttaattacgcTATCATTGGACTTATCATGGCTCACGAAGTAAATCATGGATTCGATAAAGACG GTCACCTGTACGACATGAAAGGTTCTCCAATGGAATGGTTATCCGCAATGGCTGAAGCTTACAACAAGAGAGCTTTGTGTTTCATTGATCAATTCAACGGATACAGTCTCGTCCAAGGGGAAAATGTTACTGTTGAG GGTTACGGTAACCGAACAGCAGGTGAAAACATTGCCGATACAATGGGCTTGCAAACTGTATTTAGGGCTTATCAGCGAAGAGAACGAGAGTGTGACAGACCAGAACCAGCGTTGCCAGGATTAGAGAAATTCAGCAACGAGCAAACTTTCTTCTTGTCGTTTGCCAAT GTATGGTGCGAATCTGAGAATCCAGAATCTGCCGTGATGCAAGCCAAGTATGACGTGCATAGCCCAGGACGGTTGAGAGTGATTGGATCGGTGTCAAATTCGGACGAATTCGCCAAAGCTTTCAATTGTCCAGCGGGTAGTCCGATGAACCCAGAGACGAAATGCAATATATggatataa
- the LOC128876187 gene encoding membrane metallo-endopeptidase-like 1: MTRILILLSLGAVINAAFLPSYLDYSRGLERLFGNKREAAQKKERSLCDTKECELIANVIKNSLDESVDPCDDFYEYACGRWSNINPRPENKTTWSLWDMVQEKVENQVKGIIQNDPKPTDLFAVKLAKLWYKSCMDEEAAERRGVVPILSMMWRFGGWPLIMEDGEWDDNIYTWQFVDDSYARVMFTNALHDLHYDRFYYEANDTIILNIPHLLPEIHSLLPDGSRYSSSDDSDENNESGEGSQENGSKEKRPRKGEDDEGDEEEENNEDDNENVMVRRKVHRKLGRSRSNGNSEGLTKIRTKRDILKDKVLRGMRKQRKHATHGVRHNGKKTKEVSDKKKQGKRKSHKRLHSKKNNKRTKMTEENDVDEKTKKSKNTPTKTRVHNTKQHGQRDHVARRTRVSKRADEDESPNTDDVENEDSSDNEVPTEDDEEQDNGSANEDDDEDNDEVEDSDAEDDEEDEDDEDDPEEEERERLQRIEKYKGYVFNVSLLLSRERGVEVSHEKMKKSIEDMVDFAIKLGEITLMDPMESDESTIDDFQELYDNLPSRTSNSKVNWRKKVEKLLEEAGITLDGDVELILFPNYFKRIVGLLDETSGETIVNYIHWHFVSTIGPMTIKEIEEVYRNGYGTGPFSSREELCIQQVELGDIVGYQFVEEHFSEEIAQTARDMIDDIQKEVEYQIKEATWMDEDTEHFILDKLVNMKNLVGYPEWYKNTTLVKRYFRGLTVGPSHFENVLNYVKYRKLKELRQPLEEGMDLDVNPLMLNAFFMPDANTIAITAADFQSPFFALNRPWNINYGVIGVVMGHEVNHGFDDSGRLYDRKGKPMEWLSAMAAAYDKRAMCFVDQFNKYPLVKGKNVTFEDYGNRTAGENIADTMGLQTVFRAYQRRERECARPDPALPGLERFSNEQTFFLSFANVWCESEDPEYAAMQAKYDVHSSGRIRVIGSVSNSDDFARAFNCPVGSPMNPENKCNIWV, from the exons ATGACGCGGATCCTTATTCT attGTCTTTAGGCGCTGTTATAAATGCAGCTTTCTTACCATCTTACCTGGACTACTCTCGTGGCTTGGAAAGACTGTTCGGTAACAAACGAGAAGCTGCGCAAAAGAAGGAACGCTCGCTATGCGACACCAAGGAGTGCGAATTGATTG CGAACGTGATTAAGAATAGCTTGGACGAGTCAGTAGACCCGTGCGATGATTTTTACGAATATGCGTGTGGAAGATGGTCGAATATTAATCCTCGTCCTGAAAACAAGACTACGTGGAGTTTATGGGACATGGTGCAGGAAAAAGTCGAGAACCAGGTTAAAG GTATAATCCAGAATGATCCAAAACCCACGGACCTCTTTGCCGTGAAACTTGCCAAACTGTGGTACAAAAGTTGCATGGACGaag AGGCAGCGGAAAGGAGAGGCGTCGTGCCGATTTTGTCCATGATGTGGAGATTTGGAGGATGGCCACTGATAATGGAGGACGGAGAATGGGACGATAACATATACACTTGGCAATTCGTTGACGACAGCTATGCCCGGGTGATGTTTACAAATGCATTGCACGACTTGCATTACGATAGATTTTACTACGAGGCCAACGATACGATAATA CTGAACATTCCCCATTTGCTACCCGAAATACACTCACTTCTGCCAGATGGTAGTCGTTACTCTAGCTCTGATGACAGCGatgaaaacaatgaaagtggAGAAGGTAGCCAAGAGAATGGAAGCAAAGAGAAACGTCCAAGGAAGGGTGAAGATGATGAAGGTgacgaggaggaggaaaataatgaagatGACAACGAAAATGTCATGGTTAGAAGGAAGGTTCATAGAAAATTAGGTCGCAGCAGAAGCAATGGGAATAGCGAGGGGCTGACGAAAATACGGACGAAGAGGGACATTTTGAAGGATAAAGTTCTTCGTGGTATGCGTAAACAGAGGAAACACGCTACCCATGGAGTTCGTCACAACGGGAAGAAGACGAAGGAAGTAtcagataaaaagaaacaggGCAAAAGGAAGAGTCATAAGCGTCTACATagcaaaaaaaataataagagaaCCAAAATGACCGAAGAAAATGATGTTGACGAAAAAACGAAGAAGTCGAAGAACACACCAACAAAGACAAGAGTTCATAATACCAAGCAACATGGACAGAGGGATCACGTCGCCCGGAGGACAAGAGTATCGAAACGCGCAGATGAGGACGAATCTCCCAATACCGATGACGTTGAGAACGAAGATAGTAGCGACAACGAGGTTCCCACGGAAGATGATGAAGAACAAGATAATGGCAGTGCAAATGAAGATGATGACGAAGACAACGATGAAGTAGAGGACAGCGATGCTGAGGACGACGAAGAGGACGAGGATGACGAAGACGACcctgaagaagaagaaagagagaggctGCAacgtatagaaaaatataaaggcTATGTATTTAACGTATCGTTACTGCTTTCTAGAGAAAGAGGAGTGGAGGTATCGCACGAAAAGATGAAGAAGAGTATCGAAGACATGGTTGACTTCGCAATCAAATTGGGAGaa ATCACGTTAATGGACCCAATGGAATCCGACGAGTCGACAATTGATGATTTCCAAGAATTATACGATAACTTACCATCTCGTACAAGCAACAGCAAG gTAAACTGGAGAAAAAAGGTAGAAAAACTTCTCGAAGAAGCAGGTATAACGTTGGATGGCGACGTGGAACTTATACTATTTCCTAATTACTTCAAGAGGATTGTTGGGTTATTAGATGAAACCTCAGGCGAAACAATTG ttaattatattcattggCATTTCGTTAGTACAATTGGGCCAATGactataaaagaaattgaagaagtgTATCGTAATGGTTACGGAACTGGACCTTTTAGTTCCAG GGAGGAGTTATGCATACAACAAGTGGAATTAGGCGACATAGTAGGGTACCAGTTTGTCGAAGAGCACTTCTCGGAAGAGATAGCACAAACG GCTAGAGATATGATCGACGATATACAAAAGGAAGTCGAGTATCAGATCAAGGAAGCTACGTGGATGGACGAGGACACGGAACATTTTATCTTGGATAAATTAGTGAACATGAAAAATCTAGTTGGTTATCCAGAGTGGTACAAAAACACAACGCTCGTTAAACGCTACTTTCGAGGG CTCACGGTCGGTCCTTCGCATTTCGAGAATGTATTGAATTACgttaaatacagaaaattgaagGAGTTACGGCAACCATTGGAAGAAGGAATGGATTT AGACGTTAATCCACTCATGCTGAATGCTTTCTTCATGCCGGACGCAAATACCATAG CGATCACCGCGGCAGATTTCCAAAGTCCATTCTTTGCTCTGAACAGACCATG GAATATTAATTACGGTGTAATTGGAGTTGTCATGGGTCACGAAGTTAATCACGGATTCGATGATTCGG GTCGCCTCTACGACAGAAAAGGCAAGCCAATGGAGTGGTTATCCGCAATGGCTGCAGCGTACGATAAGAGAGCTATGTGTTTCGTCGATCAATTTAACAAATACCCTCTCGTCAAAGGGAAAAACGTTACTTTTGAG GACTACGGTAACCGAACAGCAGGTGAAAACATTGCCGATACAATGGGCTTGCAAACTGTATTCAGGGCTTATCAACGAAGAGAACGTGAGTGTGCGAGACCAGACCCAGCACTGCCAGGATTAGAGAGATTCAGCAACGAGCAAACTTTCTTCCTGTCGTTTGCCAAT GTATGGTGCGAATCTGAGGATCCAGAATATGCCGCGATGCAAGCCAAGTATGATGTGCATAGTTCAGGACGAATAAGAGTAATTGGCTCCGTGTCGAATTCGGACGACTTCGCGAGAGCTTTCAATTGTCCAGTGGGTAGTCCCATGAACCCCGAGAACAAGTGCAATATATGGgtgtaa
- the LOC128876719 gene encoding pro-resilin-like: protein MSKIGLAVFIVALTLVRSEPPVNSYLPPGGGGPGGGNGGGSGGPSNTYGPPGFDSQSGGGGGNGGGLSNSYGVPTNGNGYNGGGSGNGRPGSNGGGRGNGGGFGGGQPSSSYGAPSTGFGGNGGGGNGRPSSSYGAPDGGNGRPSSSYGAPGGGNGGSGNGRPSSSYGAPGGGNGGSGNGRPSSSYGAPNSGNGGAGNGRPSSSYGAPDGGNGRPSSSYGAPGGGNGRPSSSYGAPGGGNGGNGGSGNGRPSSSYGAPEGGNGFGGGNGGGPPSGLYGPPGRNGNGQGGNGGNGGRPSSSYGPPGRNGNNGGGNGGYNGGNGGYPSGGPGGNGGGNGGYPSGGPGGNGNGNGGYPSGGPGGNGNGNGGYGSGGPGGNGNGNGGGYGGNGDEESNEPAKYEFSYEVKDEQSGADYGHTETRDGDRAQGEFNVLLPDGRKQIVEYEADEDGFKPQIRYEGEANSEGYGSGGPGGSGGDNGYPSGGPNGNGNGGNGGYPSGGPNGGNGNGGYPSGRPGGNGGGGNGGNGNGGYPSGSGGDAAANGGYQY from the exons ATGTCTAAG ATCGGACTAGCAGTGTTCATCGTGGCCCTCACTCTGGTGCGCTCCGAGCCCCCAGTGAATTCGTATCTGCCACCAGGAGGCGGTGGTCCAGGAGGCGGCAACGGAGGAGGCAGTGGAGGTCCGTCGAACACCTACGGACCACCTGGTTTCGACAGCCAGAGTGGCGGCGGGGGTGGCAACGGAGGTGGTCTGTCGAACAGCTACGGGGTACCAACTAATGGAAACGGTTACAACGGCGGTGGTTCTGGAAACGGAAGACCCGGCTCGAACGGCGGCGGCAGAGGAAACGGGGGTGGTTTCGGGGGTGGTCAGCCATCCAGCTCCTACGGAGCTCCATCAACCGGCTTTGGTGGAAACGGAGGCGGTGGTAATGGAAGGCCCTCGAGCAGCTACGGAGCACCTGACGGAGGAAATGGACGACCATCGAGCAGCTACGGAGCACCTGGTGGCGGAAACGGGGGCTCGGGGAACGGAAGACCGTCGAGCAGTTACGGGGCACCTGGTGGCGGAAACGGGGGCTCGGGGAACGGAAGACCGTCGAGCAGTTATGGAGCACCGAATAGTGGTAACGGGGGCGCTGGAAACGGAAGACCGTCGAGCAGCTACGGAGCACCCGATGGAGGAAATGGACGACCATCGAGCAGCTACGGAGCACCTGGTGGAGGGAATGGACGACCATCGAGCAGCTACGGGGCACCTGGCGGTGGTAACGGTGGCAACGGTGGCTCAGGAAACGGGAGACCATCGAGCAGTTACGGAGCACCCGAAGGTGGAAATGGTTTCGGCGGTGGCAACGGAGGTGGACCTCCATCCGGTCTTTATGGACCTCCGGGAAGGAATGGAAACGGACAAGGAGGCAACGGTGGCAACGGTGGACGACCGTCGAGCAGCTACGGGCCACCTGGCAGAAACGGAAATAACGGTGGTGGAAATGGAGGATATAACG GTGGCAACGGTGGATATCCATCGGGTGGACCAGGTGGAAACGGAGGTGGCAACGGTGGTTACCCCTCGGGTGGACCAGGTGGAAATGGAAATGGCAACGGTGGTTATCCCTCGGGAGGCCCGGGTGGCAATGGAAATGGTAACGGTGGTTACGGCTCTGGCGGACCGGGAGGAAATGGCAACGGCAATGGCGGTGGTTACGGCGGAAATGGAGACGAAGAAAGTAAC GAACCAGCCAAGTACGAATTCTCTTATGAGGTGAAAGACGAGCAGTCTGGAGCTGATTACGGTCACACGGAAACCAGAGACGGAGATCGCGCCCAGGGAGAGTTCAACGTTCTTCTTCCCGATGGAAGGAAGCAAATCGTTGAGTACGAGGCCGACGAGGATGGATTCAAGCCTCAGATCCGATACGAGGGCGAAGCTAACTCCGAAGGATACGGATCTGGTGGACCAGGTGGAAGCGGTGGTGATAATGGATACCCAAGCGGAGGTCCTAACGGAAATGGAAACGGCGGAAACGGTGGATACCCGTCTGGTGGACCAAACGGAGGAAACGGAAATGGCGGTTATCCATCTGGAAGGCCAGGTGGCAACGGCGGTG GCGGAAATGGTGGCAACGGTAATGGAGGATATCCATCTGGAAGTGGCGGTGATGCCGCGGCCAACGGAGGGTACCAATATTAA
- the LOC128877233 gene encoding zinc finger Ran-binding domain-containing protein 2-like, with translation MARYSSESDSDHNSRYRRRRSRRSRSSSSDSSDSSSHRRRSSKHSKTKRRYRSHSRSRGRDRDHSQKSYRGSRNSSSKGRERHRYHSKSRSSDRSKRKARSASREKSGSRSSSSQSNVKTNVPEKPKNVVIKDDFPIEPRFKEGVLDEINSEGFAPKQFVSSNAKEKKFKNIVIDITADTIQVPTVADVPSGSESVFHSSIMLDQEARFDKWVKKLYTLRQKAIVDLIHSNVI, from the exons ATGGCAAGGTATTCTAGTGAATCAGATTCCGATCACAATAGCAGGTATCGAAGAAGACGTAGTAGGAGATCTAG atcATCTAGTTCAGATTCCAGTGATTCATCTTCTCACAGAAGAAGATCATCTAAACATTCGAAAACAAAACGTAGATATCGTTCGCATTCTAGAAGCCGAGGTAGGGACAGAGATCACAGTCAAAAAAGTTACAGAGGTTCTAGAAACAGTAGCTCGAAAGGTAGAGAAAGACATAGATATCATTCTAAGTCGCGTTCTTCCGATCGCTCAAAAAGGAAGGCTAGGTCTGCTTCAAGAGAAAAGTCAGGTAGTCGTTCGAGTAGTTCACAGTCAAATGTGAAAACTAACGTACCTGAGAAGCCTAAGAATGTAGTAATAAAAG ACGATTTTCCAATAGAGCCACGTTTTAAAGAGGGAGTTttagatgaaataaattctgaagGTTTTGCACCTAAGCAATTTGTATCATCTAAtgcaaaggaaaagaaatttaaaaatattgttatagaTATTACTGCAGACACTATACAAGTTCCAACAGTGGCTGATGTTCCTTCTGGGTCTGAGAGTGTTTTTCATTCATCG ataaTGCTTGATCAAGAAGCAAGGTTTGACAAATGGGTGAAAAAGTTGTATACCCTCAGGCAGAAAGCTATAGTAGATTTAATACATTCAAATGTCATTTAA